A section of the Solea solea chromosome 17, fSolSol10.1, whole genome shotgun sequence genome encodes:
- the amd1 gene encoding S-adenosylmethionine decarboxylase proenzyme isoform X2, with amino-acid sequence MMEENGAHFFEGTEKLLEVWFSRQDETKGTGDLRTIPRYLFTLDLPEYWENKHADQTLEVLMSDLDPAIMDQFYMKDGVSASDVTRMSGIRDLIAGSVIDATMFNPCGYSMNGMKTDGTYWTIHITPEPEFSYVSFETNLSATSYDDLVRKVVDVFKPGKFVTTLFVNQSSKCRSVFSSAQKLEGYKRLDRQLAQFNDYNFVFTSYAKKHQQNQQS; translated from the exons ATGATGGAAGAAAATGGTGCACATTTCTTCGAGGGGACCGAAAAGCTGCTGGAGGTGTGGTTCTCCCGGCAGGATGAGACCAAAGGAACCGGCGACCTCCGCACCATCCCGAG GTACCTGTTTACCCTGGACTTACCAGAGTACTGGGAAAACAAGCATGCAGATCAGACACTGGAAGTTCTGATGAGTGACCTTGATCCAGCCATTATGGACCAGTTCTATATGAAAGATGGTGTTTCTGCAAGTGATGTCACTCGT ATGAGTGGAATTCGTGACCTGATAGCAGGTTCTGTGATCGATGCCACAATGTTCAACCCTTGTGGATACTCAATGAATGGAATGAAGACTGAC GGAACGTACTGGACCATCCACATCACCCCTGAGCCAGAGTTCTCCTATGTCAGCTTCGAAACCAACCTCTCTGCTACATCGTACGATGATTTGGTGAGGAAGGTGGTGGATGTGTTCAAGCCAGGGAAGTTTGTGACGACTCTTTTTGTCAACCAG AGCTCCAAGTGTCGCAGCGTTTTTTCTTCCGCGCAGAAACTTGAGGGGTACAAGCGCCTCGACCGCCAGTTGGCTCAGTTTAATGATTACAATTTTGTCTTCACAAGTTACGCCAAGAAACACCAGCAGAACCAGCAGAGCTGA
- the amd1 gene encoding S-adenosylmethionine decarboxylase proenzyme isoform X1 translates to MMEENGAHFFEGTEKLLEVWFSRQDETKGTGDLRTIPRFEWDKLLENVHCLIISVTKTDKQEAYILSESSMFVSKRRFILKTCGTTLLLQALVPLLELAREYCGFDAIENFFYSRKNFMKPTHQEFPHRNFQEEVEFLSQIFPNGAAYCMGRLNSDCWYLFTLDLPEYWENKHADQTLEVLMSDLDPAIMDQFYMKDGVSASDVTRMSGIRDLIAGSVIDATMFNPCGYSMNGMKTDGTYWTIHITPEPEFSYVSFETNLSATSYDDLVRKVVDVFKPGKFVTTLFVNQSSKCRSVFSSAQKLEGYKRLDRQLAQFNDYNFVFTSYAKKHQQNQQS, encoded by the exons ATGATGGAAGAAAATGGTGCACATTTCTTCGAGGGGACCGAAAAGCTGCTGGAGGTGTGGTTCTCCCGGCAGGATGAGACCAAAGGAACCGGCGACCTCCGCACCATCCCGAG GTTTGAGTGGGACAAACTTTTGGAGAATGTGCATTGTTTGATCATAAGTGTGACAAAGACTGACAAGCAGGAAGCTTATATACTCAG TGAGAGTAGCATGTTTGTCTCCAAGAGACGTTTCATTTTGAAGACGTGTGGAACCACCCTCTTGCTGCAAGCACTGGTCCCTCTGCTGGAACTAGCCAGGGAGTACTGTGGCTTCGATGCCATCGAG AACTTTTTCTACTCCCGCAAGAATTTCATGAAGCCAACTCATCAAGAATTCCCTCATCGAAACTTCCAGGAGGAAGTGGAATTTCTCAGCCAGATTTTCCCCA ATGGTGCAGCCTACTGTATGGGCCGTCTGAACTCTGACTGCTG GTACCTGTTTACCCTGGACTTACCAGAGTACTGGGAAAACAAGCATGCAGATCAGACACTGGAAGTTCTGATGAGTGACCTTGATCCAGCCATTATGGACCAGTTCTATATGAAAGATGGTGTTTCTGCAAGTGATGTCACTCGT ATGAGTGGAATTCGTGACCTGATAGCAGGTTCTGTGATCGATGCCACAATGTTCAACCCTTGTGGATACTCAATGAATGGAATGAAGACTGAC GGAACGTACTGGACCATCCACATCACCCCTGAGCCAGAGTTCTCCTATGTCAGCTTCGAAACCAACCTCTCTGCTACATCGTACGATGATTTGGTGAGGAAGGTGGTGGATGTGTTCAAGCCAGGGAAGTTTGTGACGACTCTTTTTGTCAACCAG AGCTCCAAGTGTCGCAGCGTTTTTTCTTCCGCGCAGAAACTTGAGGGGTACAAGCGCCTCGACCGCCAGTTGGCTCAGTTTAATGATTACAATTTTGTCTTCACAAGTTACGCCAAGAAACACCAGCAGAACCAGCAGAGCTGA